The following are encoded together in the Bactrocera neohumeralis isolate Rockhampton chromosome 6, APGP_CSIRO_Bneo_wtdbg2-racon-allhic-juicebox.fasta_v2, whole genome shotgun sequence genome:
- the LOC126762696 gene encoding uncharacterized protein LOC126762696, producing MQTSFILTLLIVVVVLIIWFLYIWLNQTATNFNKNPTNRQINSITNGPINSFDSANFNLPVETIIKSLDIYDEAPFSPCGIKVNGDMLNTSPILTPQNQLEYLLPNSSGEIVMPHGQWVNLRCGDAFSKPFDGQTLMAQCAGDKNFLINNQMVNFSNINCTSMSTPTPMRTGLRCSGGTQWLHFGNKFNESLLPTMQVCFDEIRQTTSYVEHTITPASIHYKHDVPRKNFTSGDFFGGRNIDPLYRRPKQIKALSRILGKDSSIYVTAQNYLSRGHLVAKADLIFSGQQKSTFHYVNVVPQWQSFNAGNWSRIEDGVRQFAHDSDSTLLCWTGTWGVCTLPDINNVQRELYLMNDEQNNNAVPVPRLFYRIVIDAESRKGITFVGVNNPYLTIEELTTGGYLIAEDVSDSIDWIAWDRQNIEKGYCYACSVPNFVAIVKDLPLVKLETTGILGLKELAI from the coding sequence atgcaaacgTCTTTCATATTGACGCTACTCATAGTTGTAGTTGTACtgattatttggtttttatatatCTGGCTTAATCAGACTGCAACaaactttaacaaaaatccGACTAATAGACAAATTAACAGTATCACAAATGGACCGATAAATAGTTTTGATTCAGCAAACTTTAATTTACCAGTTGAAACGATAATCaaaagtttagatatatatgACGAAGCACCATTTTCACCTTGTGGAATTAAAGTCAATGGCGATATGCTCAACACTTCGCCAATTCTTACGCCTCAAAATCAACTCGAGTACTTGCTACCCAATTCAAGTGGTGAAATTGTAATGCCCCATGGCCAGTGGGTGAATTTGCGCTGCGGTGATGCATTCTCAAAACCGTTCGACGGACAAACTCTGATGGCACAATGTGCCGGcgataaaaattttcttataaacaaTCAAATGGTCAATTTCTCAAATATCAATTGCACTTCCATGTCAACGCCAACGCCAATGAGAACGGGACTTCGCTGCAGCGGAGGCACCCAATGGCTCCATTTCGGCAATAAATTCAATGAGTCATTACTACCGACAATGCAAGTGTGTTTTGACGAAATTCGCCAAACCACTTCTTACGTTGAACACACCATTACTCCTGCAAGTATTCACTACAAACATGACGTGCCGCGTAAAAACTTCACTTCCGGCGATTTCTTTGGTGGTAGAAACATTGACCCTCTTTACAGACGGCCCAAACAAATTAAGGCACTCAGTCGTATACTTGGAAAGGATTCTTCGATTTACGTGACAGCCCAAAATTATCTGTCCCGTGGCCACTTGGTTGCCAAAGCTGACCTGATATTCAGTGGCCAACAAAAGTCTACTTTTCATTATGTGAATGTAGTGCCACAATGGCAGTCCTTCAATGCCGGTAACTGGTCGCGCATTGAGGATGGAGTCCGTCAGTTCGCTCATGACAGTGATAGTACCCTACTCTGCTGGACTGGTACCTGGGGTGTTTGCACTTTGCCAGATATTAACAATGTACAACGCGAGTTATACCTAATGAACGATGAACAAAACAATAATGCCGTACCTGTGCCGAGACTGTTTTACCGTATCGTTATCGATGCTGAGTCTCGTAAAGGTATCACGTTCGTTGGGGTGAATAACCCCTATCTGACAATTGAAGAACTGACAACTGGAGGATATCTGATTGCAGAGGATGTCTCCGACAGTATTGATTGGATTGCCTGGGACAGGCAAAATATCGAGAAGGGTTACTGTTATGCCTGTTCAGTACCAAACTTCGTAGCGATAGTGAAAGATTTGCCGTTGGTTAAGTTGGAGACGACCGGAATTTTGGGATTGAAGGAATTGGCCATCTAG